CAAAGAAAAAAATTGCGATTTGATTATTGCAAATGATGTATCAAAAGCAGAAACAGGTTTTAATGTGGATTATAATGAAGTTTATATTCTTAATAAATTGGGAGATGTTACCCATGTTGAAAAAAACACCAAAAAGAATATTGCTATTAATATTGCTGATTATATTTCAAAGCTTATTAATAGCTAACACTCTAAGTATTGATGATTTTCATGACAATATTATATTTTTAAAGTTTATTACAAAAGAAAAAATGATAAATCCGCATGTATCCGTTTATTCAGGTGGATTCAGAGTAATACCTGAATATTCTACAACTCCATCGTATATAGGAATAAAAATTAATATCAATGATTTTTCAAAAAACGATATTCTCACATTCAATATTGAATTTGATTCCTTAAATGGTCATAAAACTCTTACTTTTCATAATTTTATTAAATTAAAATATTTTTCTACACCTTTAAATGCAGAAATTTCAACAATTGAAACACCAGATGGCTGGAAAGGAGTTCTTGTAAATAATTCAAATAATGAATTCAAAATTACAGGAATTAAAATTGATAATAAAATTGAACTATTAAATACTGAAAATAATATTTTCTATCTTCCACAAAATCTTGATAACGGATTTCACACTCTCGATATAACCTATGAAAATACATATAAAATCTCTTTTTCAAAAAAAATAAAATTCTTTAAAAAAGATTGGTTTTTTGGTTCTTCTAATCTTAAAGGAGCGTCTTATAGAGTTGAATTTATAAGCAATTATCTTGTCAAAAAAGGTGATTCAATATATAAAATCGCCCGAAAATTTGGAGTAAAACCCGGTGAAATTGTTCTATATAATAATATTAAAGATCCTAAAAAAATATACTCCGGACAGTTACTAAAAATAGGGAAATTACGATTTGGTGAAAGTCCTTTGGTTATTACGGTAGATCTTGATAAAAGTATTTTAAATCTATATTATCTTGGTGAAAAGGTTTTAACTTTTCCAGCTGCAGTTGGAAGAAGCGATGCAACACCA
This is a stretch of genomic DNA from Marinitoga piezophila KA3. It encodes these proteins:
- a CDS encoding L,D-transpeptidase family protein; amino-acid sequence: MLKKTPKRILLLILLIIFQSLLIANTLSIDDFHDNIIFLKFITKEKMINPHVSVYSGGFRVIPEYSTTPSYIGIKININDFSKNDILTFNIEFDSLNGHKTLTFHNFIKLKYFSTPLNAEISTIETPDGWKGVLVNNSNNEFKITGIKIDNKIELLNTENNIFYLPQNLDNGFHTLDITYENTYKISFSKKIKFFKKDWFFGSSNLKGASYRVEFISNYLVKKGDSIYKIARKFGVKPGEIVLYNNIKDPKKIYSGQLLKIGKLRFGESPLVITVDLDKSILNLYYLGEKVLTFPAAVGRSDATPPGYYRIMYKEKEPALYWYGEYIKPGSIINGIGSRWLQLSEEQYGIHGTTKPWEIGKRISHGCIRLFNQDVELLDFLTGIGTEVYAIKSVR